From the Labeo rohita strain BAU-BD-2019 chromosome 21, IGBB_LRoh.1.0, whole genome shotgun sequence genome, the window AAAGGCTTTTGGCTGTAATAAGTTACCTCAATGTCTTTGCAGTGCTTGTGTCCGAATGCTAGACTGGTTTGATCACCATGGCCACATCTGTATAGTGTTTGAGCTGCTGGGACTGAGCACATATGACTTCCTAAAGGAGAATGGATTCATGCCCTTCTCACTGAACCAGATCAGATGCATGGCAGACCAGATATTTAGAGCTGTGTACTGTGAGTATAGATGTATAAACTGTTACTAAGAAAGCAGCAATGCTACAGATCGCTGTTCTAAATATAGATAAATCCCTTTTTTGCCACCAGTTTTACATCGTAATAAGTTGACGCACACCGATCTTAAGCCTGAAAACATTCTGTTTGTGGACTCCAAGTACGACATGAAATACAACTCCAAGATGGTAAGAAAGAGCATAATGAAATGTCATAAACTGTagttcaaaaagtttggggtcagtaagatgaATGAAGAATGAATACTATAAGCAAGGAggcattaaaaatgataaaatatatatttgtagatgtatgtatgtgtgtgtgtgtgtgtgtgtgtatatatatatatatatatatatatatatatatatatatatatatatatatatatatatatatatatatatatatattacaaaagctttatatttcaaaattattattattatttttaaattctcatttgtttttttttttattcagggaatcctaaaaaaacattctgatttCCACACGTATCAAGCAACATCGACCCCAAACCGTTGAACAGTAGTATATGTCTGTAAAAACAGAAGATGATGacaattaatgtttaatatattacagAAGCGAGATGAGAGGACCTTGAAGAGGTTGGATGTTAAAGTTGTGGACTTTGGCAATGCTACCTATGACCACGAGCATCACACCTCCGTGGTGTCAACCCGCCACTACAGAGCTCCGGAAGTTATATTAGGTGAACTATTTTCACTATTATTTATGCTGTTGTTTAATCCACTAAAATGTAGTCATGATTCTGAACATTGCATGTTGATCTCTGCTGGCAGAACTGGGCTGGAACCAGTCATGTGATGTGTGGAGTTTGGGCTGTATCCTGATTGAGTTCTACCTGGGGTTAACATTATTTCAGGTGCGAAGTCATGTGTACAGGCTTTATTATTCTACTGAATGTCTTGaggctttattttaaatttaaaatacttacAGAAACTCCCTCTTTTCAGACTCACGACAGTAAGGAGCATCTGGCAATGATGGAGAGGGTTTTAGGCCCCATACCTGCACACCTACTCCAGAAAACCAGGTGCAGTATTATAACTTGAGACTAGGAGTTTGTGTCGGTTGCTTATAAATACAAGTTTCTTACATGATCAAAGATTATGTTCAGCAGAGACGTTTTTGGATTATTCATGATCTGTCTTTGACTGAAATATGACTGTGTTTCATTGTCAGGAAACGCCGTTATGTGCATCATGACAAATTGGACTGGGATGAGCACAGCTCTGCAGGGCGATATGTGAGGAAACACTGTAAACCTCTAAAGGTAAATATTATGATAAACTGATGGCTAAACATTGAACTACTTGTTTCCAAGTCCCCAAATCTTTATTACATTATGCTGCTCCTATTGCCTAAGAGTTGTTTTGATCACTTTGTACCATTTATGTGCACAAGTACAGAATGTTAAAGATTTGTaatgaaaacactgaatgtttttCTCTAAAATGATGGTTGTTTTCTGGTTATAAATTCCAGTGGTCTTTTATTTTGCCTTCAGTAACTGCTTTGTATGTTTAATTCTTAAAttaaaagtcttgtgaactacTACTTTTGGACATGTACTGATGCCAGTATGTTACTGAGACATACTGTTTGGATTGCCTAGATG encodes:
- the clk4b gene encoding dual specificity protein kinase CLK4b isoform X2 yields the protein MSEVDVLERINSLDEDKRFACVRMLDWFDHHGHICIVFELLGLSTYDFLKENGFMPFSLNQIRCMADQIFRAVYFLHRNKLTHTDLKPENILFVDSKYDMKYNSKMKRDERTLKRLDVKVVDFGNATYDHEHHTSVVSTRHYRAPEVILELGWNQSCDVWSLGCILIEFYLGLTLFQTHDSKEHLAMMERVLGPIPAHLLQKTRKRRYVHHDKLDWDEHSSAGRYVRKHCKPLKQYMSSKTPEHELLFDLLQKMMEYDSSKRITLEQAIGHPFFNPLRK